In a genomic window of Roseiflexus castenholzii DSM 13941:
- a CDS encoding bactofilin family protein: MFGNRKQSQAISAPALNGKPETVIGANTSFVGTLKSDGNIRIDGRVEGDIEILGNLIIGETGQVIATIKAQNVHVSGAVKGEITALEQLEISPTGKVWGDITTSALHIEPGGLFRGQSSMTTNIDEPLLLEAPRPDRRD, from the coding sequence ATGTTCGGCAACAGAAAGCAGTCTCAGGCGATTTCCGCACCTGCGCTCAACGGCAAGCCCGAGACGGTGATCGGCGCCAACACCAGCTTCGTCGGCACCCTCAAATCCGATGGCAACATTCGGATCGACGGCAGGGTCGAGGGTGATATCGAGATTCTGGGGAATCTGATCATCGGTGAAACCGGGCAGGTGATTGCAACGATTAAAGCGCAGAACGTCCATGTGTCCGGCGCGGTGAAAGGCGAGATTACCGCTCTCGAACAACTCGAAATCTCGCCGACGGGCAAGGTCTGGGGCGATATTACCACGTCTGCGTTGCATATCGAGCCGGGCGGGCTGTTCCGTGGTCAGAGTTCGATGACCACAAACATCGATGAACCACTGCTCCTCGAAGCGCCACGTCCCGACCGTCGCGATTAA